The nucleotide window CCGTCTACCGATGCCTTATCCCGCACGTTCACCTTATCCCCGTATAATACTACGGTCTCACTTTCCTCGTACTTGTTGAAACCATACTGCCCGATCATTTCGGGGGATGCCCCGGCGGTCTGTAGAAGAACGAGAGCCGTAACGGCGATGAAAATCTTTTTCATAGACGCTCCTTTGCGGAATATTGATGATATGGAAACAGAAACTTGCCATAATAGATAAATCTACCGGATATTAGGTTTCATTAAAGAATTATCGCTTCTCTTCGCTGTTCCGCGCGCACGCGACCAGATGGCCTACCGTCATCTGGTCGTCCGATAACGTTAACGGGATACTGGTCTCGAACGTGCTCTCGACCGATACGTATATCTCTATCAGGTCTGTTTCGCTGGCGCCTAAATCCTTAATGAGATAGGAAAACATATCGATTTCCCGGCGGGGCATTCTGAGTTGTTCGGATACAATTTTAGTGACCCGGTTATAGATCCTACCCATGCTTTCCTCTTCCTGAAGTTTTGAAAAGGAGAATTCGGAAAAAAACGCCCGAATTCTATCGCCTAACGGTCGCTTCATTCTATTTTGTCCGCTGAAAAATGTCCAATTTATTTCGGATTCCCGTATAAAAAAAACGTCAACCGTACTCCCTCTAAAATTGGCTACTATATAGAAAGCACAAAAAAAGGAGGACTGACGGATGATAACGCTGAAGAATATCGAAATGCTTCGGGCGGGGCCGACCAACGACGGGCGATATGTGTCCGGGAGAAAAATCGCCAAGATATACCGGGATACCCTGATCGCGATGGCGGACGGCCTCAATCCTAAGGTGAAGGTGGGGGATTCGCATGATTCCGCCGAGGTGTCCGGCGTCATATCGAGAATCCTGCATGCGGGCGACGC belongs to Brevinematales bacterium and includes:
- a CDS encoding acyl carrier protein (carries the fatty acid chain in fatty acid biosynthesis), producing the protein MGRIYNRVTKIVSEQLRMPRREIDMFSYLIKDLGASETDLIEIYVSVESTFETSIPLTLSDDQMTVGHLVACARNSEEKR